One genomic segment of Myxocyprinus asiaticus isolate MX2 ecotype Aquarium Trade chromosome 14, UBuf_Myxa_2, whole genome shotgun sequence includes these proteins:
- the LOC127451872 gene encoding WAP, Kazal, immunoglobulin, Kunitz and NTR domain-containing protein 2-like, giving the protein MWWMLFPRWIWFLLGQLCVWRLDLRARAMPMMPVSKVVYSHAGMCPNEMNPNLWVDAMSTCMRECESDQDCEPFEKCCANVCGLKSCVAARYMDIQGQKGPVGLPKGMTCVKFMCTQQGSECDIWDGQPVCKCRDRCGREPMFTCASDGMTYFSKCYMDAEACTRGVTLTEVTCRFHFSLSNTSPLPEETTIRPTPAHLETTPMDVQRPIMVSNPVHHFVFVGETASFLCEVTGKPKPVITWDKQIEGKENTILRSNHVLGNIVVTNIDQLVIYNAQTQDAGIYTCTAKNQGGSIQVNFSLSVVHREQTKNQPLINSMRLPAEECLKAPDLGDCGEENLSWYYEPKRNNCFTFTYSQCNKNRNHFNSYESCMLSCGVELAAICSLPSVQGPCKAYKPRWAYSYAVKKCQSFVYGGCGGNENNFESKEACEEMCPFPKTHNCKVCKPRQKMVPSFCTSDFVVLGHISELTEDHDSGHVLIMVEEILKDEKMGLRFFGQEPLEVALLNVDWNCPCPNITRAEGQMIIMGDVHNGMAMLQPDSFVATSSVWRVHKLREVINKKTCDVLKEFSSMKY; this is encoded by the exons ATGTGGTGGATGCTCTTTCCCAGATGGATCTGGTTTTTACTGGGACAGTTGTGCGTCTGGCGTTTGGACTTACGCGCACGAGCTATGCCAATGATGCCAGTGTCCAAAGTGGTTTATTCTCACGCGGGAATGTGTCCGAACGAGATGAACCCGAACCTGTGGGTGGATGCCATGAGCACCTGCATGCGAGAGTGCGAGTCCGATCAG GACTGTGAGCCATTTGAGAAATGCTGTGCAAATGTTTGCGGACTCAAAAGCTGTGTGGCTGCTCGCTACATGGACATTCAGGGTCAGAAAGGTCCAGTGGGGTTGCCTAAAGGAATGACCTGTGTCAAATTCATGTGCACCCAACAGGGTTCTGAGTGTGACATCTGGGACGGCCAGCCGGTGTGCAAGTGTCGGGACCGTTGCGGGCGGGAACCCATGTTCACTTGCGCCTCAGATGGGATGACTTACTTCAGCAAATGCTACATGGATGCCGAGGCCTGCACCAGGGGCGTCACCCTCACCGAGGTCACCTGTAGGTTCCACTTCAGCTTGTCCAACACCAGCCCTCTCCCAGAGGAGACCACCATCCGACCCACTCCCGCCCATCTTGAGACCACGCCCATGGACGTTCAACGTCCCATCATGGTCAGCAATCCAGTGCACCACTTTGTGTTTGTAGGCGAAACAGCTAGCTTCCTGTGCGAGGTGACGGGCAAGCCCAAGCCAGTGATTACTTGGGATAAACAGATTGAAGGCAAGGAGAACACCATTCTGCGATCCAACCACGTGCTAGGAAACATAGTGGTTACCAACATTGACCAGCTGGTGATATACAATGCCCAGACCCAGGATGCCGGCATTTACACCTGCACTGCCAAGAACCAAGGAGGCTCCATTCAGGTTAatttctcgctctctgtggttcATAGAGAGCAGACCAAAAACCAGCCATTGATTAATTCCATGCGCCTACCAGCCGAAGAGTGCCTGAAAGCACCTGATCTGGGTGACTGCGGGGAGGAGAATCTTAGTTGGTACTATGAACCCAAACGCAACAACTGCTTCACCTTTACATACAGCCAGTGCAACAAAAACAGAAATCATTTCAACTCTTACGAGTCATGCATGTTGTCATGTGGAGTGGAACTAGCGGCAATTTGCTCCTTACCTAGTGTGCAAGGACCCTGCAAGGCTTACAAACCACGTTGGGCATATAGCTATGCAGTCAAGAAATGCCAGTCATTTGTTTATGGAGGTTGTGGCGGAAACGAGAACAACTTTGAGAGCAAGGAAGCTTGTGAGGAAATGTGCCCCTTCCCCAAGACCCACAACTGTAAGGTGTGCAAACCCCGACAGAAGATGGTCCCCAGCTTCTGCACGAGCGACTTTGTGGTCTTGGGTCATATTTCGGAGTTGACGGAGGACCATGACTCTGGACACGTGCTCATCATGGTAGAGGAGATCTTAAAGGACGAGAAGATGGGGCTTCGCTTCTTCGGGCAGGAACCTCTGGAAGTGGCGCTGCTCAATGTGGATTGGAACTGTCCTTGTCCAAACATAACAAGAGCAGAGGGTCAGATGATCATCATGGGGGACGTTCACAACGGCATGGCCATGCTGCAGCCCGACAGCTTTGTGGCCACTTCCAGCGTGTGGCGAGTTCACAAACTCCGTGAGGTTATCAACAAAAAGACTTGTGACGTCCTAAAGGAGTTCAGTAGCATGAAGTACTAG